A stretch of Manis javanica isolate MJ-LG chromosome 1, MJ_LKY, whole genome shotgun sequence DNA encodes these proteins:
- the KCNRG gene encoding LOW QUALITY PROTEIN: potassium channel regulatory protein (The sequence of the model RefSeq protein was modified relative to this genomic sequence to represent the inferred CDS: deleted 2 bases in 2 codons), producing the protein ICFLLDTVLDGRDQEFKTVCGQFFVDRDGVFSFILDFLRTQQLLVPADFLDYFRLQREALFYELDPLIDLLNQEHLLQPRPALMEVLFLSRNARAFFRVFGSCSKTIETLTGSVTVLTEHPPAPAWSRNFPPPQVTLLSLPPQRPSNHDLVFQCGSDGTTDSQSGVTYFVLGSLSLLYQFLMFPLETETLLCLKLFLERMIVQNNVLG; encoded by the exons ATCTGCTTCTTGCTTGACACAGTGTTAGATGGCAGAGACCAGGAATTCAAGACGGTTTGTGGCCAGTTTTTTGTAGACAGAGATGGTGTCTTTAGTTTTATCTTAGAT TTTTTACGAACTCAACAGCTTTTAGTACCTGCTGACTTTTTAGATTATTTTAGGCTTCAGAGAGAGGCTCTTTTCTATGAACTTGACCCTCTCATTGATCTCTTAAACCAAGAACACCTGCTACAGCCACGACCTGCTCTCATGGAGGTGCTGTTCCTAAGCCGAAACGCTAGAGCTTTTTTCAGGGTGTTTGGCTCTTGTAGCAAAACAATTGAGACACTAACTGGGAGTGTCACAGTGTTGACCGAGCACCCTCCAGCACCAGCCTGGAGTAGGAACTTTCCCCCTCCTCAGGTGACCTTACTTTCTTTGCCTCCACAAAGACCTTCT AACCATGACCTGGTTTTCCAGTGCGGCTCTGACGGCACTACTGATAGCCAGTCAGGAGTCACCTATTTTGTACTTGGAAGTCTCTCTCTTCTATACCAATTCTTGATGTTTCCCCTCGAAACTGAAACTTTATTATGCCTGAAACTTTTCTTGGAAAGAATGATTGTTCAAAATAATGTTTTGGGGTAA
- the TRIM13 gene encoding E3 ubiquitin-protein ligase TRIM13 isoform X2, translated as MALAQSSQDAMELLEEDLTCPVCCSLFDDPRVLPCSHNFCKKCLEGILEGNVRNSLWRSSPFKCPTCRKETSATGVNSLQVNYSLKGIVEKYNKIKISPKMPVCKRHLGQPLNIFCQSDMQLICGICATRGDHTRHVFCSIEDAYAQERGAFESLFQSFETWRRGDALSRLDTLETSKRKSLQLLTKDSDKVKEFFEKLQHSLDQKKNEILSDFETMKLAVMQAYDPEINKLNTILQEQRMAFNIAEAFKDVSEPIVFLQQMQEFREKLKVIKETPLPPSSLPTSPLMKNFDTSQWEDIKLVDVDKLSLPQDTGTFISKIPRSFYVLSVLVAVLGLLIFFGPTIVPEWSLFDDFVTLKDQLSNFSSYLAKPADFVEQSVLYWEQVTEGFFIFSERFKNFTLVVLNSMAEFLCRYELL; from the exons ATGGCCTTAGCACAGAGCTCTCAG GACGCAATGGAGCTACTTGAAGAAGACCTCACGTGCCCAGTCTGTTGCAGTCTGTTTGATGACCCTCGAGTTTTGCCTTGCTCACACAACTTTTGCAAAAAATGCTTAGAAGGGATCTTAGAGGGGAATGTGCGGAATTCACTGTGGAGATCATCTCCATTCAAGTGCCCCACATGCCGAAAGGAAACTTCAGCTACTGGAGTCAATAGCCTGCAGGTTAATTATTCCCTGAAGGGTATTGTGGAAAAGTATAACAAGATCAAGATCTCTCCCAAAATGCCAGTGTGCAAGAGACACTTGGGGCAGCCTCTCAACATTTTCTGCCAGAGCGATATGCAGCTGATTTGTGGCATTTGTGCTACCCGTGGTGACCACACCAGGCATGTTTTCTGCTCTATCGAAGATGCCTATGCTCAGGAAAGGGGTGCCTTTGAGTCCCTCTTCCAGAGCTTTGAGACCTGGCGTCGGGGAGATGCACTCTCTCGCCTGGATACCTTGGAAACTAGCAAAAGGAAATCTCTACAGTTGCTGACTAAAGATTCAGATAAAGTGAAGGAGTTTTTTGAGAAGTTACAACACAGTTTAgatcaaaaaaagaatgaaatcctgtctGACTTTGAGACCATGAAGCTTGCAGTCATGCAAGCCTACGACCCAGAGATCAACAAACTCAACACCATCTTGCAGGAACAGCGAATGGCCTTTAACATTGCTGAGGCTTTCAAAGACGTCTCGGAACCCATCGTATTTCTGCAACAGATGCAAGAATTCAGGGAGAAACTAAAAGTAATCAAGGAAACTCCTTTGCCTCCCTCCAGTTTGCCCACAAGCCCTTTAATGAAGAACTTTGATACCAGTCAGTGGGAAGACATAAAACTAGTCGATGTGGATAAACTTTCTTTGCCTCAAGACACTGGCACATTCATTAGCAAGATTCCCAGGAGCTTTTATGTGTTATCTGTGCTAGTTGCTGTGCTCggccttctcattttctttggtcccACCATAGTCCCAGAATGGTCTTTATTTGATGACTTTGTAACTTTGAAAGACCAGCTCTCAAACTTCAGTTCCTATCTGGCTAAACCAGCTGATTTTGTAGAACAGTCAGTTCTCTACTGGGAACAGGTGACAGAagggtttttcattttcagtgaaaGATTCAAGAATTTTACTTTGGTGGTGCTGAACAGTATGGCAGAATTTCTGTGCAGATATGAACTATTATAA
- the TRIM13 gene encoding E3 ubiquitin-protein ligase TRIM13 isoform X1: protein MRPGGALFRGSAGPAAGELPGRASEASPSPRFSPAGSALLLKESLRQHGAEDSSKPARTVVASCQPQGGKPDCFALGNSNPDEYTCLWGPEDAMELLEEDLTCPVCCSLFDDPRVLPCSHNFCKKCLEGILEGNVRNSLWRSSPFKCPTCRKETSATGVNSLQVNYSLKGIVEKYNKIKISPKMPVCKRHLGQPLNIFCQSDMQLICGICATRGDHTRHVFCSIEDAYAQERGAFESLFQSFETWRRGDALSRLDTLETSKRKSLQLLTKDSDKVKEFFEKLQHSLDQKKNEILSDFETMKLAVMQAYDPEINKLNTILQEQRMAFNIAEAFKDVSEPIVFLQQMQEFREKLKVIKETPLPPSSLPTSPLMKNFDTSQWEDIKLVDVDKLSLPQDTGTFISKIPRSFYVLSVLVAVLGLLIFFGPTIVPEWSLFDDFVTLKDQLSNFSSYLAKPADFVEQSVLYWEQVTEGFFIFSERFKNFTLVVLNSMAEFLCRYELL, encoded by the exons ATGAGGCCTGGGGGCGCCCTCTTCCGGGGCTCTGCGGGGCCTGCGGCCGGAGAGCTGCCGGGTCGGGCCAGCGAAGCCAGCCCAAGCCCTCGCTTCTCTCCCGCGGGAAGCGCTCTGCTGCTAAAGGAAAGCCTCCGCCAGCACGGCGCCGAGGACTCAAGCAAGCCCGCCCGGACAG TGGTTGCCTCCTGTCAGCCACAAGGTGGAAAACCCGATTGCTTTGCCCTGGGAAATAGTAACCCTGACGAATACACCTGCTTGTGGGGGCCAGAG GACGCAATGGAGCTACTTGAAGAAGACCTCACGTGCCCAGTCTGTTGCAGTCTGTTTGATGACCCTCGAGTTTTGCCTTGCTCACACAACTTTTGCAAAAAATGCTTAGAAGGGATCTTAGAGGGGAATGTGCGGAATTCACTGTGGAGATCATCTCCATTCAAGTGCCCCACATGCCGAAAGGAAACTTCAGCTACTGGAGTCAATAGCCTGCAGGTTAATTATTCCCTGAAGGGTATTGTGGAAAAGTATAACAAGATCAAGATCTCTCCCAAAATGCCAGTGTGCAAGAGACACTTGGGGCAGCCTCTCAACATTTTCTGCCAGAGCGATATGCAGCTGATTTGTGGCATTTGTGCTACCCGTGGTGACCACACCAGGCATGTTTTCTGCTCTATCGAAGATGCCTATGCTCAGGAAAGGGGTGCCTTTGAGTCCCTCTTCCAGAGCTTTGAGACCTGGCGTCGGGGAGATGCACTCTCTCGCCTGGATACCTTGGAAACTAGCAAAAGGAAATCTCTACAGTTGCTGACTAAAGATTCAGATAAAGTGAAGGAGTTTTTTGAGAAGTTACAACACAGTTTAgatcaaaaaaagaatgaaatcctgtctGACTTTGAGACCATGAAGCTTGCAGTCATGCAAGCCTACGACCCAGAGATCAACAAACTCAACACCATCTTGCAGGAACAGCGAATGGCCTTTAACATTGCTGAGGCTTTCAAAGACGTCTCGGAACCCATCGTATTTCTGCAACAGATGCAAGAATTCAGGGAGAAACTAAAAGTAATCAAGGAAACTCCTTTGCCTCCCTCCAGTTTGCCCACAAGCCCTTTAATGAAGAACTTTGATACCAGTCAGTGGGAAGACATAAAACTAGTCGATGTGGATAAACTTTCTTTGCCTCAAGACACTGGCACATTCATTAGCAAGATTCCCAGGAGCTTTTATGTGTTATCTGTGCTAGTTGCTGTGCTCggccttctcattttctttggtcccACCATAGTCCCAGAATGGTCTTTATTTGATGACTTTGTAACTTTGAAAGACCAGCTCTCAAACTTCAGTTCCTATCTGGCTAAACCAGCTGATTTTGTAGAACAGTCAGTTCTCTACTGGGAACAGGTGACAGAagggtttttcattttcagtgaaaGATTCAAGAATTTTACTTTGGTGGTGCTGAACAGTATGGCAGAATTTCTGTGCAGATATGAACTATTATAA
- the TRIM13 gene encoding E3 ubiquitin-protein ligase TRIM13 isoform X3: MELLEEDLTCPVCCSLFDDPRVLPCSHNFCKKCLEGILEGNVRNSLWRSSPFKCPTCRKETSATGVNSLQVNYSLKGIVEKYNKIKISPKMPVCKRHLGQPLNIFCQSDMQLICGICATRGDHTRHVFCSIEDAYAQERGAFESLFQSFETWRRGDALSRLDTLETSKRKSLQLLTKDSDKVKEFFEKLQHSLDQKKNEILSDFETMKLAVMQAYDPEINKLNTILQEQRMAFNIAEAFKDVSEPIVFLQQMQEFREKLKVIKETPLPPSSLPTSPLMKNFDTSQWEDIKLVDVDKLSLPQDTGTFISKIPRSFYVLSVLVAVLGLLIFFGPTIVPEWSLFDDFVTLKDQLSNFSSYLAKPADFVEQSVLYWEQVTEGFFIFSERFKNFTLVVLNSMAEFLCRYELL, translated from the coding sequence ATGGAGCTACTTGAAGAAGACCTCACGTGCCCAGTCTGTTGCAGTCTGTTTGATGACCCTCGAGTTTTGCCTTGCTCACACAACTTTTGCAAAAAATGCTTAGAAGGGATCTTAGAGGGGAATGTGCGGAATTCACTGTGGAGATCATCTCCATTCAAGTGCCCCACATGCCGAAAGGAAACTTCAGCTACTGGAGTCAATAGCCTGCAGGTTAATTATTCCCTGAAGGGTATTGTGGAAAAGTATAACAAGATCAAGATCTCTCCCAAAATGCCAGTGTGCAAGAGACACTTGGGGCAGCCTCTCAACATTTTCTGCCAGAGCGATATGCAGCTGATTTGTGGCATTTGTGCTACCCGTGGTGACCACACCAGGCATGTTTTCTGCTCTATCGAAGATGCCTATGCTCAGGAAAGGGGTGCCTTTGAGTCCCTCTTCCAGAGCTTTGAGACCTGGCGTCGGGGAGATGCACTCTCTCGCCTGGATACCTTGGAAACTAGCAAAAGGAAATCTCTACAGTTGCTGACTAAAGATTCAGATAAAGTGAAGGAGTTTTTTGAGAAGTTACAACACAGTTTAgatcaaaaaaagaatgaaatcctgtctGACTTTGAGACCATGAAGCTTGCAGTCATGCAAGCCTACGACCCAGAGATCAACAAACTCAACACCATCTTGCAGGAACAGCGAATGGCCTTTAACATTGCTGAGGCTTTCAAAGACGTCTCGGAACCCATCGTATTTCTGCAACAGATGCAAGAATTCAGGGAGAAACTAAAAGTAATCAAGGAAACTCCTTTGCCTCCCTCCAGTTTGCCCACAAGCCCTTTAATGAAGAACTTTGATACCAGTCAGTGGGAAGACATAAAACTAGTCGATGTGGATAAACTTTCTTTGCCTCAAGACACTGGCACATTCATTAGCAAGATTCCCAGGAGCTTTTATGTGTTATCTGTGCTAGTTGCTGTGCTCggccttctcattttctttggtcccACCATAGTCCCAGAATGGTCTTTATTTGATGACTTTGTAACTTTGAAAGACCAGCTCTCAAACTTCAGTTCCTATCTGGCTAAACCAGCTGATTTTGTAGAACAGTCAGTTCTCTACTGGGAACAGGTGACAGAagggtttttcattttcagtgaaaGATTCAAGAATTTTACTTTGGTGGTGCTGAACAGTATGGCAGAATTTCTGTGCAGATATGAACTATTATAA
- the TRIM13 gene encoding E3 ubiquitin-protein ligase TRIM13 isoform X4 produces MVTPAGHENSPLGEPEPGAHPAPRGLTSAPHEAWGRPLPGLCGACGRRAAGSGQRSQPKPSLLSRGKRSAAKGKPPPARRRGLKQARPDRNATNKKKSTTIQTQPCRRAPVLPEGAPPPPAPPLPVTPPPRFPRPRSPTAPLAGRAAGPRALRFSGCAAGGGCARRGTPRGPRFPPSGKGEARRGGRPRRQETAKARAPAGTASPFCRCARWVTRGRQDRSPGWLPPVSHKVENPIALPWEIVTLTNTPACGGQRYGLSTELSGRNGAT; encoded by the exons ATGGTCACCCCCGCGGGCCACGAGAATTCCCCCCTCGGCGAACCAGAACCCGGGGCGCACCCGGCGCCTCGGGGCCTGACCTCCGCGCCGCATGAGGCCTGGGGGCGCCCTCTTCCGGGGCTCTGCGGGGCCTGCGGCCGGAGAGCTGCCGGGTCGGGCCAGCGAAGCCAGCCCAAGCCCTCGCTTCTCTCCCGCGGGAAGCGCTCTGCTGCTAAAGGAAAGCCTCCGCCAGCACGGCGCCGAGGACTCAAGCAAGCCCGCCCGGACAG aAATGCAacgaacaaaaaaaaaagtacaacaaTCCAAACCCAACCGTGTCGCAGAGCGCCGGTTCTTCCAGAGGGGGCTCCGCCGCCGCCGGCCCCGCCCCTGCCTGTGACCCCGCCCCCCCGGTTCCCGCGTCCTCGCTCGCCCACCGCCCCGCTGGCTGGGAGGGCAGCCGGGCCGCGCGCCCTCCGTTTCTCTGGGTGCGCCGCTGGCGGTGGCTGCGCGCGGCGGGGGACCCCGAGAGGACCCCGCTTCCCTCCCTCGGGTAAAGGCGAGGCACGGCGGGGAGGCCGACCGAGGCGCCAGGAAACTGCGAAGGCGCGGGCCCCGGCTGGGACCGCGAGTCCATTTTGCCGCTGTGCCCGGTGGGTAACACGCGGTCGCCAAGACCGGAGCCCCGGG TGGTTGCCTCCTGTCAGCCACAAGGTGGAAAACCCGATTGCTTTGCCCTGGGAAATAGTAACCCTGACGAATACACCTGCTTGTGGGGGCCAGAG ATATGGCCTTAGCACAGAGCTCTCAG GACGCAATGGAGCTACTTGA